DNA from Gracilinanus agilis isolate LMUSP501 chromosome 3, AgileGrace, whole genome shotgun sequence:
AAGATCAAAGAAATCCcacaaaaaaaagcagaaaaaacggtcacacaaaaaacaaaagaaaagcaaaaaggaagcTACTGATAGAGCTGCAGATTCCTCAAGTGAGTGCTCAGGAGAAACTCAGGTTTCCAGTGATAGGAAAGGGAAACAATCACATAAACgaaagaaaaagtcaagaaaaaaggcTCCCAAGAAACCTGTTTCTTTCTCAGAGTCAGAAAGTGATTCTTCTCACCCGGATAATTCACCATCTAGTAGTTctgaggaaagtgaggaaaaagaagccaagaaaactagaagaaaaaaggaTCAGAAAGGCCACATCACCCCGACGAAGAGGAAGAGTGAGGTACAAGAGAGGACAAGCAAGCGGAAGAACTGGAAGGTGGCTACAGATGAAAAGACAGATGAGAGTTCTGAGGAAGATTAAATAGAGGGAGGCTTCACCTTCTAGGTTTCCCAGGTGACCCCTTAGACTTGATGGATGTGGCAGGGACCCTCTCTTGTTAAAACAAGTGGCCCAAGAGGTGGGAGCTGCCTTGTGCCATCCAAATCCTAACTGATGGATTTTCTCCTATTTGAGCCTGTTAAACTTGATCCCCTTTTATTGGTAATGGGGAAGCTGTTAGTTTTTGTAATGAAGGTTTCTTGAAGAGATTATTTTTTGCAATTAGCCACACTGTCTTGTGCACACTATTCCCCAAATCAGAGGAAACAAGCCAGTAATCTGTAAACCCCAACAGAAGTGCTCAGTTTGGGGAAAAGAAGGTGTTAGGCCCAAGAGGACAATGTGGGGAGATGACTTTACTTTGTTGACTAGCTCCATATGCAAGTGGTATGACCCTAAAGAACTGAATAAGGAAATTGTTGTGGGGCCTTATTGTTTGTTCACTCCAGATCACCTTCCTCTGACCTTCCTGTAGCAGGG
Protein-coding regions in this window:
- the NKAPD1 gene encoding uncharacterized protein NKAPD1 isoform X2, with protein sequence MWKIRELEKQMEDAYRGTQRRILPRSSSRMRSDGFDEESHRVYWRTKQEIPGTFEDDLLRTRSWNKRLYNYEANMPDRWGHSGYKELYPEEFDSDSDQQDAINGRKTPPQEKSSTHESHKRKRSKKSHKKKQKKRSHKKQKKSKKEATDRAADSSSECSGETQVSSDRKGKQSHKRKKKSRKKAPKKPVSFSESESDSSHPDNSPSSSSEESEEKEAKKTRRKKDQKGHITPTKRKSEVQERTSKRKNWKVATDEKTDESSEED